In Lemur catta isolate mLemCat1 chromosome 5, mLemCat1.pri, whole genome shotgun sequence, the genomic stretch gctgcaaaggcaaaggagttttattttgactagctcgagctagggtccaggtcccagagcaccaacgcagtggtctctttacgaaccaggaccccgccctggggtaaaaacaaagcttttatactttttttttgctggagtctgttgctagttatttttgataagagactctttcccaagagagtccctcccaggagattctctccccaaggacactcgccctgcacagccggcctccctatcaggaagccacctgcggtgcgggttttttcttttttttaactgcatttgagcatggttttagctctttatcataatcaagcaataagcaagcaagctttgtgtacagaagcggaatttggctgttagctaagagcaaaaaacaagtcaccatcaaacaaactaaaatattgttttagtcctactctacatacacacatacatacatatacatattttgaattcttggccAATCTAATTACCGTTGGGGCTGGCCTAGTTTTGTCCAATCAGCTTCAGGCTCTTACTATAAATAAGCGGCCAGGCTTTTCTCTTCACTGGAATCCAGCTATTATACCATGGCTCGGACGAAGCAGACTGCTCGTAAGTCCACCGGCGGTAAGGCTCCGCGCAAGCAGCTGGCCACTAAGGCGGCCCGCAAGAGCGCCCCGGCCACCGGCGGCGTGAAGAAGCCCCACCGTTATCGTCCTGGAACCGTAGCTCTCCGTGAGATCCGCCGCTACCAGAAGTCTACGGAGCTGCTGATCCGAAAGCTGCCGTTTCAGCGCCTGGTGCGGGAGATCGCGCAGGATTTCAAAACAGATCTGCGCTTCCAGAGTTCGGCGGTGATGGCGCTGCAGGAGGCTTGTGAGGCTTACTTGGTGGGGCTCTTCGAGGACACCAACCTGTGCGCTATCCATGCCAAGCGTGTCACAATCATGCCTAAAGACATCCAGCTTGCGCGTCGTATCCGTGGTGAAAGGGCCTGAGTCTCAAGGGCGCCCCAGCTGTATCCCCAAAGGCTCTTTTCAGAGCCACCCACGTGCGTGCTTGAAAAGATCTGTTTCTCTGTGTAATTTCTGGTATTCGTTTTATCTATGGCAGGTAGGTCCCATTATTTACACGTTTTGCAAACTTCTTACAGTGAAATTCAGCCTATCTCTGTTAAAATGTTAACCTACTTCCCGGCATATATTACCCACCTCGCCCCGCCTGCCACCTATGCTTGTTTTGACAGCATGGCGCCTCGACTTATTTTTCTGCAAACGTGTGT encodes the following:
- the LOC123638379 gene encoding histone H3.1, which codes for MARTKQTARKSTGGKAPRKQLATKAARKSAPATGGVKKPHRYRPGTVALREIRRYQKSTELLIRKLPFQRLVREIAQDFKTDLRFQSSAVMALQEACEAYLVGLFEDTNLCAIHAKRVTIMPKDIQLARRIRGERA